The proteins below come from a single Deltaproteobacteria bacterium genomic window:
- a CDS encoding STAS domain-containing protein, with the protein MLEFQRLDQDGLVILALSGRLDALSAPDFRPTIDELVQSRTMRVVFDLTGLQQIDSSGVGAIVSLFKRLRMLGGEVKIACLNGQPREIFRLLRLDRAFDLFDTVDAAKARFGKRGA; encoded by the coding sequence ATGCTCGAGTTTCAGCGCCTTGACCAGGACGGCCTGGTGATCCTCGCGCTCAGCGGACGGCTCGACGCGCTCAGCGCGCCGGATTTCCGTCCCACCATCGACGAGCTGGTGCAGAGCCGCACGATGCGCGTGGTCTTCGATCTCACGGGGCTGCAGCAGATCGACAGCTCGGGGGTGGGGGCCATCGTCTCGCTCTTCAAGCGGCTGCGCATGCTCGGCGGCGAGGTGAAGATCGCCTGCCTCAACGGCCAGCCGCGCGAGATCTTCCGCTTGCTCCGCCTCGACCGGGCCTTCGACCTCTTCGACACGGTGGACGCCGCGAAGGCGCGCTTCGGCAAGCGGGGCGCCTGA